Genomic segment of Gloeocapsa sp. PCC 7428:
AACTCTTCTTAGAACAAAGCGATATTGAACGCTACCAAGAAACTTTGAGCAATATTTGTGTGGTGTTAGAAAACAAGTGCCAATCGTTTTTACAAAATCCAGAAAAGTTTATCACCTCCAAAGTCGATTCGACGGCTCCTAAGGTAGGAAATTAGAGGGATCAGGGATCAGAGGTCGGAGATCAGGGAGCTTCAGGTGTAGGTGAGCAGGGAAGCAGAGGGGCAGAGGAGAAATGATTTGTAGTTTTTATTTGGTGAAATGGTGTTACTAGTCACTAACCACTAATCTAATGATTTAACCGGAGATGATATAACTCAATACTCATAACTCCCCTGACCCCTGATCCCTCCTAACGTGGTTGACCTGAGCTAATTGCCCGTTGTAGCCTTGCCAAAGCACGGTTATAGTCCAAAATCGCGGTGACTCGGTTGCCTTCGGCATTCGTTAAGTCATTTTCTGCGTCAATGACTTCGGTTTGCGTTCCTACTCCAGCTTGGAAGCGTAGCCGTGCTAATCGTAGGGCTTCTCTAGCTTGTTCTAGGGCAACCGAAGCTGTTTGAATATTGGCTAAGTTTGACTGTAAGGTATTGTAGGCTTCTTCGACCTCAAAGCGGACTTGGTTACGCGTATCCGCGAAATTTGTTTCGGCGATCGCAATATTTGCTTCTTCTTGCCGAGCGCGGGCGCGGGCGGCTCCTCCATCGTACAAGTTCAGCGACACATTAGCGCCTAACGAATACCCATCGGCAAGACCCGAACCGTCATCAAAAACGTCAAGCACGTTGTAATTTGTTGAGACACTCACGCGTGGTCCTAGTTGTGATAGTGCGATCCGTCGCTGTGCTTCACTAATGTTACGTTGCGCTAATTGCTGTTGCAGTTCTGCACGGTTACGAAACGCGAGGACAATACTATCCTCTAACGGTAAGTTCCATAAACCAGCAATTTGAACTGGCTCGGCTGCCGCAAGACTTACCGACTGTGCTAAACTCAACCGTGCAGCTAACTGGCGGCGACTATTTTGCTGTTGGCTCAAAGCGTTTGTTAATTCTTGTGTTGCGTTGGCAAGTTGAACTTCAGACCGCAGTACGTCAAATCGCGTCCCCACTCCAGCCTGTTCTAACGCTTGGGCGTCGCGTAAGCTTGCTTGTGCGTTCGTCACAGCTGATTGGTTGATGCGGACTAACTCATCGGCGGCTTGTAAATTGTAGTAGTCGTTGGCAACGTCTAGCCGCAGTTGTTGTGCGGTTTGCTCTAGCTGCAATTCGTTTAAACGGATTTGCTCTTCTGCTGCCCGAATCCGCGAGCTTCTTTCTCCTGATGTGTAAATATCGTAGCTCAATTGTGCCGTACCATTGAAAACTGTACTAGCTCCAGCTTCTTGTTCAGGAAACCCTTGGTTAGGTTGCGCCGACTGAGAGCGATTTAGCCCTGCATTGAGGCTAGCATTGGGAAGCAAAGCAGCTTGGGCTTCGCGTAAAGCAGCACGACTCCGCTCTAAATTGAGCCTTGCAACTTGGAGTTGTCGATTATTTCGCTGCGCGAGTTCTAGTGCTTGTTGAAAAGTAATAGGCTGAGTTCCTTGAATTCGGACTTCTTCTGGGCGCGTGGGAAACTGTAGTGGATTCGGACTAGGATTGAGATAATTAGGCGTTTGTGCTGGAGGACGCACCTCAGGCGCAGTTGGTGCAGCAGTTCCTGGCGTCGCTGGAGTAGGAACCGTAGGGACAACGATGTTGCGATTGTCTGTAGGCGGAACATTATTCTGCGCCATAATTTCAGCCGTTAAACCCCCTTTTTGAAGGCTAGATGCGGCAGTGCCTACAGGTTCGGTCGTCGGAGTTAAACTGAGTAACGAGCTATCGTAACTGATATTGTGCTGTCGCAAAAATGTGTTCTTATCTACCGGAGTACTTTGAATGGTATCAGCTTCAACCGGCTGAGCGATGGTCATCACTACAGAAAGGCTCAACCACAAGCCGTTACATAATTGTTGTTTCACCACGATTCCTCACACGAAAATCAACTTGATTGCAGCAGGAATGACTCGATATCTACCTATTTCTGAAACCATTAATACTTTAAGCTACACTGCTCACTATATTGAGGGATACTACTTTAGCTCTGGCTTTTACTCGCAATTAACTATAGATTATGCACGAGTTGCGATCGCAACCAATTCATCGCTAACTAACGCTAATTATAGTTAAGAATGTAATAAATAAAACACGCTTTTGTAGAATTTATCAGTATATATAATGATGTTGCCAACAAGAAAACTTATGAACAATCATACCTAACTAAAGACACTTGACACACAACACTAAACTACTAATATTCACTCCACATCTTTGCTCAATCTGTTCTAAAAACACAATCGCTCTGTAAGCCAATACATGTCAGATGGAACACATTCAAAATCAAAACTAAATCAACATTGCTCATTATGAAGGATTTATCGGCAGAAGAACATATCACGATTAGCACTCTTTTAGCCAAAAGTAGCGATCGCCGAGAGTGCCGCACAGCAGTTACGATAAAACAGCTATTGTGCTTAAGCTTAGTGACGCAAGATCATGTCGCTTGAACCAGATTCCCCCCAGCCCAATTCAGTTTCGCCTCCTCCAGCCGTTGAGCCGCAGCCCGACGAATTGTCCGATCGCGCTCAAAATATTGAACTTGCGCCCAAAGGTTCACTCTCACAACAGGCATTAGCAGCACTTGCCTCAATGCAATCATCGCAGCAGCAAGCAACTATCAACCGTTTGACAACCGCACAGCAGGGAAACCGCATTCCTGATCTCAAAGCAGCTGGGATTACGCTCATTGCGATCGCCATTACTATGATTGGGCTAGCGTTGGGTAACGAATTAGTTGCTTGGTTTGGAGTTGTGCTTAGCCTTCTCCTGTCGATAGCAGTACTACTACCCTCGTTACAAGCTGCGATCCGCGAGTTGTTCTCCACGCAAGAGCGATCGCTATTTGTTGCCATAGCAGGGATTATTGCCGCCTTATTCGGCATTGTCGAACTCACTGGTATCCATCGCCGTTTGCTCATTTGGGGTAGCCAGATTAACTGGGAAGCTTTTGGCACGCTTGCGGAATGGGTTGGGGCGTTAGGACAAATTTTAATTGCGGTGCTTGCAGTTTTTGTCGCGTGGCGACAATACGTTATTTCTAAAGATTTAACAATTCAACAGAACTTGCTTACTGTTCAGCAAAACTTGATCACGCAGCAGCAAACAATTGATAGCTACTTTCAGGGAATTTCTGACCTCGTATTAGATGATGAAGGATTGTTAGAAGATTGGCCGCAAGAACGAGCCTTAGCCGAAGGTCGAACAGCAGCAATTTTAAGTAGTGTCGATCGCGATGGTAAAGCTAAAATTTTGCGGTTTCTTTCTAGTTCCAGGTTACTCACCCCGCTCAAGCGCGACTCGCGTTTAGGTAGAGCAATTCTCAATGGTGACGGTGGCTATGCCGAAGACCGTGTTTTTGGAGTGCGCGTTATCGACTTAGGAGTCATGCTTGCTGGTGCGGATCTATCCGGTACCGATTTACGGTGGACAGACTTAAGCGATGCGAATCTCATTCGCGTGAACCTAAGTCGCTGTGACTTAGTCCGTGCCAACTTCGCCCGCACAATTCTAGCAGATGCTAAGTTCAATGGTGCAGATTTCAAGGGAACTCGTCTGTTCTACGGTGCTGCTGAAACCGCTAGCCCGCGCAGCCGCACGGAACCACCAAATTACAAAACAGGGGAATACACCGGCGCTGTCATTGAAGGTGCGGATTTCACAAACGTGCAGCGAATGTCCGAATCAACGCGCTATTATTGCTGTGCTTGGGGTGGAGAAAAAACCAGAGCAACAGTTCCTGGTGGTTGTAGTGGAATTCCGAATAAGCTGGGGCGGTGAAAGAAGAAGTCAGGGATATTATTTTCTTGGTCTACGCAAGGTGGACTTTGTGTTTAAAGCCCCGACTTTAGTCGCTAGGCTCCAGAAAATAAATCAAAAAACCCCCACCATAAAGAAAACTATATCAGAAAATTGCGTTGATTTTTTGTGAGAGACTTTACAATATTCATTCAACGCTCACAAATTTAGAAAGTTGCCTAAGTATTCAATAGTCGTTCCCATTTTCAACGAAGAAAAAACGATTCCAGCGCTGTATCAACGCCTTTATAAAGTGATGGAGCGGCTTGATGGGGACGTCGAACTAATCTTAGTCAATGATGGTAGTCGCGATCGCTCACTGCAACTTTTGCGCGAACTCCACGATAAAGACTCGCGCGTTTGTTACCTGAGTCTCGCGCGGAACTTTGGTCATCAAATTGCGGTGACAGCAGGTTTAAACTTTGTACGCGGACAAGTGGCGATCGTACTCGATGGAGATTTACAAGATCCGCCCGAATTAATTCCTGACATGATCGAGAAGTGGCGACAAGGATATCAAGTTGTTTACGCCCAACGCACGCAACGCCGTCAAGAAGGTTGGTTCAAAAGGTTTACAGCTTATTTCTTTTATCGTCTCCTCAAACGCTTAGCCGATGTGGATATTCCCACCGATACAGGTGATTTTTGTTTGATGGATCGCCAGGTGGTAGATGTTCTCAATGCTATGCCTGAGCGAAATCGCTACATTCGTGGACTGCGATCGTGGGTAGGTTTTCATCAAACAGCGATTCGCTTTGAACGCGATCCGCGCTTTGCGGGAGAAGTGAAATACACATTCACCAAATCATTAGCGTTAGCGGTCAACGGCTTAGTATCTTTTTCTAAAGTACCGCTGCGACTATCGACTTATGTCGGATTACTGGCGGCGATCGTCGCAATTTTGATGGCACTTTTAGTACTCTATTGGCGAATTTTTGTGCCAAGTTCGCGTTTAGAAGGATTTGCGATTATTCTAGTAGCCATCTTCTTTATCGGCGCTGTTCAACTTGTGAGTATCGGCATTTTGGGCGAGTACGTCGGACGTATTTACGAAGAAGTCAAAGGAAGACCACTTTACACTTTGGCAGAAGTCGGCGGATTGAACAACAAAGAAATGGCAACTCCAGACAATCATACTAAGGCTCAATCACGTTCTGAAAATAGGTAATTGGTAATTGGTAATTGAATTTATTTACTAGGATTTAGGTTGATATAACTATTAGGACTATATTTGTAGCTCTTTTTTAAGGAATTGGCATAACTTTAATTGCTAGGCTGATCCAAAACTTGATTTGAGAAGTCATCTAGCACAAAAAACAATGCCCTAACTTCAATTCTTGGCTATCAAGCTAGGGCATTTTAGGCTTTAAGCTTTAGTTACTGGCATAACAACTTTTTTAGCTAAACCAGCAGTTTGTAAAAGTTTTATTGCCCACCAAGTCATATCAACTTCCCACCAGCGCTGTCCCGCTTTTGCCACATTGGGGTAAGCGTGATGATTATTGTGCCAACCTTCGCCGTAGGTTAAAATTGCTGCCCACCAAAGATTTCGCGAGTTATCATCGACTGGGAAGTTTTGATAACCACGTAAGTGCGTTGCAGAGTTAATTAACCAAGTTGTGTGCCACAAGATCACTGAACGAACGAAAATTCCGTAGATGACAAACGACCACCCGCCGCAAAGATATAACACGATACCAAGCGGAATTTGTAAGAGGAGAAAATTGCGGTCTAACCAATTGTAGTAAGGATCGCGGGCAAGATCGGGAGCAAATCGTTTGTAGTTGCCAAACTCAAAAAACTCTCGGCGGGGATAGAAGATCCACAGCATATGACTCCACCAAAAGCCACGCCTTGAAGAGTAAGGATCTTTGTCGTTATCTTCAGTGTGCGCATGATGCAGTCGGTGACTTGCTACCCAAAAAATTGGTCCTCCTTGAATAGCTAACGCGCCGCAAGTTGCGATCGCGTATTCCACCCACTTAGGCGATACCTGCAAGCTGCGGTGGCTTAAAAGCCTGTGGTAGCCTAAACAGATACCAATACTGCCAAATAACCAATGGAGGAATAGCGTCACTCCTAATGCAGACCACGAAAAATTCCAAAATGCGGCGATCGCCACCGCATGAACTGTACCAAAAAATGCCACGTTAATCCAACTAAGAGCAAGTGGCTGCTTACTCTCAGCATTGACAGCTGATGTTGTCATGAATGTTACCTTTAAATTTTTGTTAGTCCAGTGCCGACAACACTGGTTGTGGTTTGTAACGAGCGATCGCTCATTACCATAGAAGAAGATGCAAGTGTTACTTACATTCCTACTTTAACAATAATGCTGTAAAAATGCAAGTGTTACTTGCATAGTTATAACTAATGCAGTATTCCCGCTTATTGACACTAGCCCGTATGCCCACTCAAAATACTTCGACTCGACAACGATTGATTAATGCAGCGATTGAGTTGTTTGCGACTCAGGGAGTTATTGACACGACAACAAAAGCCGTTGCTGAGTTAGCCCAAGTTAATGAGGTGACGCTATTTCGGCATTTTGGGAATAAGCATGGTTTACTGCTTGCAGTTATTTCCGAGTCAGCGGTGTTTCAAGAGTTGGGGGAAACATTGCGCAAACAAGCCCAACAAACGCATAGTCTTTCAGAAGCGATTAAATGGTACGCAGGCGATCGCTTAACGGCGATCGCGCAATTTCCTGAATTAGTGCTGTCTATTTTAGGAGAAGCACGGCAATACCCAGTAGAAAATCGCCGCATCATTGGCAAATACATTAATCAAATCAGTCACGATGTTGCCGAATATCTAGCAACCGTGATGCAACGCGAACAGTTACGCAGCCAATTACCTGTTGAAAAACTTGCAAGCTTACTTAACTATTTTTTATTAGGCTACGCGATTATTGAATTGGCAACTGAATCTGACGAAGAACATGACAGAGAAGCGTTTTTGAATGACTTGGTTCAACTATTTTTAGGAGAAAACATAGTATCTACAAGTTTAGAAGCAATTACTTCAACTGAAAATGTGGCAGATCTACCAGCAAATTTAGTGCATGCAATTCTGCAACAAGCTAAAAAATCGGGTTTACGCGATTATGCACTCGTTTATGTTTTATTTGCAGCGGGTTTATCTCCAATAGATATTACTCATTTAGAGCGAAGTCATCAAATCAGCGATCCTCATCAACACTTATTACAAATTAATCAAGGTTCAGTCAGACAAGTTCCTGTTAATCAATGGATTATGGGTAAGCGCTACGGTTCCTATACTCGCAATCCACTGACACAATGGCTCAAAAGCCGCAAAGATGATTGTTCTGCCTTGTTTCTTAATGATGCCGGAATGCCAATTACTGAGCAAGAAATAAAAGATCGTTGGCAAGTAATAACAGAGAAATTACTCACACCAGAAGGAAAAGAACCAGCAATTGAACAAGCACAGCAAACTTGGTGTGTTGAGATGTTAGTTAAGGGAATCAGTATTGAGGATTTGAGTATTTTAACAGGATGGAGTTTAACAAAATTACAACCTTATGCTCAAAGAGCGAAACAAAAATTAGCTTTAGAGCAAGCCCTGCGTCTCGATCAAAAATCGTAGTCACTGTTAATAACAATAGCTTAAGCATCTTTAGTCTTTTGAGCCTTTATTGTTTGATTTCCACTCATCAATCAAATAGCGAAACAGATCGTCAAGTAGCAGATTGGCAGCCACTGGAGTCTCTCCAGCAATCCAGATACCGCTATCTACCTCATAGTCCCAAGCGATCAATCATTTGGGAATATGGTGGGTTTCCACCCTGAATTTCACCAATTGTCTGAGCGCCATAAACTGGATTAAATAAATCTATTGGCGCGATATCTACATCGCCAAAATTAACTTCAAAAAAATCGGTGGATAAATCAAATCCGAACAATAACTGATGCGCAATACTGCCTGTCTCAAAGTTACCAACAATATTTGTGTCTAGTAAATAAACATTGCGATAAGCATCGTTGAAACTGGCGCTTCTAATTAAGGTGCGATTGTCTTCTAAAAGTTCTACTCCAGAAACAACGTCTTCTTCGAACTGTTGCAACGAGGCACGAAAAGCATGACGCAACTGCCAGTTAGCGCTGAAACGATGTTCAAACTCGTAACCGCCGCGCCAGACTTGACGATCGTTTTGGTCAAACGACGGTTCGCCAAGGTAGCGATCGCGTGGAATATCTCCCTTTGGATTCTCAAAAATCGTGCCATTGGCGGGTAGCCCAAAACCATCAGGACTCCAGCCAGAGAAATACTCGCCTGCAAACGTCACAGATGTGCGATCGCCGATTAACCAAGTCAGCGCAGGTGCAACAAAATATCGTTCCGATGCTGGGGCGACACCCTCGTTTCCCAATTGCGAGGCGGATGCTGTCAGGCGATACAGCAACGTTGCATCAGAGGTGAGTGAACCTGTTAAATCAATCGCGCCTTCATAAGTATCAAAGCTACCGACGCTGCCTTCAATCTTGTAAAAAGGACGACTTTGAGGACGTTTGGTTACAATATTAACCGTTCCGCCTGGTGCTCCTGCGCCAAATAGTGCGCCTGCGGGACCTCGGAGAACTTCAATTTGTTCAATATTTGCTAAAGCCGAGCCGGTTGTACCAATTGTGGTATCTCGTAATCCATTTATGGTTGTGTCACCTTCAAAACCGCGAATGATAAAAAACTCTTCGGAGACAAACTGAGGAGGGTTCACAATAACGGTTCCTGGAACATTGCGGATCGCATCGGTGACGCTGCGTGACTGTTGATCCTGCAAGACTTGCTCAGGAAGTACCTGAACCGAAAAGGGAATATCTCGTAGTGGTGTATCGGTTCGCGTTGCGGTTGAAGCATTTGGCACACTGTACCCTGCTTCTTGTTCGCCTGTGACGACAATTTCAATCTGTTCATCATTCGT
This window contains:
- a CDS encoding TetR family transcriptional regulator; translated protein: MQYSRLLTLARMPTQNTSTRQRLINAAIELFATQGVIDTTTKAVAELAQVNEVTLFRHFGNKHGLLLAVISESAVFQELGETLRKQAQQTHSLSEAIKWYAGDRLTAIAQFPELVLSILGEARQYPVENRRIIGKYINQISHDVAEYLATVMQREQLRSQLPVEKLASLLNYFLLGYAIIELATESDEEHDREAFLNDLVQLFLGENIVSTSLEAITSTENVADLPANLVHAILQQAKKSGLRDYALVYVLFAAGLSPIDITHLERSHQISDPHQHLLQINQGSVRQVPVNQWIMGKRYGSYTRNPLTQWLKSRKDDCSALFLNDAGMPITEQEIKDRWQVITEKLLTPEGKEPAIEQAQQTWCVEMLVKGISIEDLSILTGWSLTKLQPYAQRAKQKLALEQALRLDQKS
- a CDS encoding TolC family protein, with protein sequence MVKQQLCNGLWLSLSVVMTIAQPVEADTIQSTPVDKNTFLRQHNISYDSSLLSLTPTTEPVGTAASSLQKGGLTAEIMAQNNVPPTDNRNIVVPTVPTPATPGTAAPTAPEVRPPAQTPNYLNPSPNPLQFPTRPEEVRIQGTQPITFQQALELAQRNNRQLQVARLNLERSRAALREAQAALLPNASLNAGLNRSQSAQPNQGFPEQEAGASTVFNGTAQLSYDIYTSGERSSRIRAAEEQIRLNELQLEQTAQQLRLDVANDYYNLQAADELVRINQSAVTNAQASLRDAQALEQAGVGTRFDVLRSEVQLANATQELTNALSQQQNSRRQLAARLSLAQSVSLAAAEPVQIAGLWNLPLEDSIVLAFRNRAELQQQLAQRNISEAQRRIALSQLGPRVSVSTNYNVLDVFDDGSGLADGYSLGANVSLNLYDGGAARARARQEEANIAIAETNFADTRNQVRFEVEEAYNTLQSNLANIQTASVALEQAREALRLARLRFQAGVGTQTEVIDAENDLTNAEGNRVTAILDYNRALARLQRAISSGQPR
- a CDS encoding TonB-dependent receptor domain-containing protein; amino-acid sequence: MRWVNRLSSVGCGVAIVASVSLPVWAKETKLGQVTSIAIASDCVKVLSQPPCKNVKSFTKNVTQLLAQTSLPNAQIPVQVTGVKLNNTAAGVEVILETPQGERLQPVITQQDNTLIADIPNAVLVLPESSEFRADNPVAGITAITVTNQDASTIQVTVTGEFGVPVVELFDSDTGLIFGVTPEQTATNDEQIEIVVTGEQEAGYSVPNASTATRTDTPLRDIPFSVQVLPEQVLQDQQSRSVTDAIRNVPGTVIVNPPQFVSEEFFIIRGFEGDTTINGLRDTTIGTTGSALANIEQIEVLRGPAGALFGAGAPGGTVNIVTKRPQSRPFYKIEGSVGSFDTYEGAIDLTGSLTSDATLLYRLTASASQLGNEGVAPASERYFVAPALTWLIGDRTSVTFAGEYFSGWSPDGFGLPANGTIFENPKGDIPRDRYLGEPSFDQNDRQVWRGGYEFEHRFSANWQLRHAFRASLQQFEEDVVSGVELLEDNRTLIRSASFNDAYRNVYLLDTNIVGNFETGSIAHQLLFGFDLSTDFFEVNFGDVDIAPIDLFNPVYGAQTIGEIQGGNPPYSQMIDRLGL
- a CDS encoding glycosyltransferase family 2 protein; this translates as MPKYSIVVPIFNEEKTIPALYQRLYKVMERLDGDVELILVNDGSRDRSLQLLRELHDKDSRVCYLSLARNFGHQIAVTAGLNFVRGQVAIVLDGDLQDPPELIPDMIEKWRQGYQVVYAQRTQRRQEGWFKRFTAYFFYRLLKRLADVDIPTDTGDFCLMDRQVVDVLNAMPERNRYIRGLRSWVGFHQTAIRFERDPRFAGEVKYTFTKSLALAVNGLVSFSKVPLRLSTYVGLLAAIVAILMALLVLYWRIFVPSSRLEGFAIILVAIFFIGAVQLVSIGILGEYVGRIYEEVKGRPLYTLAEVGGLNNKEMATPDNHTKAQSRSENR
- a CDS encoding pentapeptide repeat-containing protein; amino-acid sequence: MSLEPDSPQPNSVSPPPAVEPQPDELSDRAQNIELAPKGSLSQQALAALASMQSSQQQATINRLTTAQQGNRIPDLKAAGITLIAIAITMIGLALGNELVAWFGVVLSLLLSIAVLLPSLQAAIRELFSTQERSLFVAIAGIIAALFGIVELTGIHRRLLIWGSQINWEAFGTLAEWVGALGQILIAVLAVFVAWRQYVISKDLTIQQNLLTVQQNLITQQQTIDSYFQGISDLVLDDEGLLEDWPQERALAEGRTAAILSSVDRDGKAKILRFLSSSRLLTPLKRDSRLGRAILNGDGGYAEDRVFGVRVIDLGVMLAGADLSGTDLRWTDLSDANLIRVNLSRCDLVRANFARTILADAKFNGADFKGTRLFYGAAETASPRSRTEPPNYKTGEYTGAVIEGADFTNVQRMSESTRYYCCAWGGEKTRATVPGGCSGIPNKLGR
- a CDS encoding fatty acid desaturase; amino-acid sequence: MTTSAVNAESKQPLALSWINVAFFGTVHAVAIAAFWNFSWSALGVTLFLHWLFGSIGICLGYHRLLSHRSLQVSPKWVEYAIATCGALAIQGGPIFWVASHRLHHAHTEDNDKDPYSSRRGFWWSHMLWIFYPRREFFEFGNYKRFAPDLARDPYYNWLDRNFLLLQIPLGIVLYLCGGWSFVIYGIFVRSVILWHTTWLINSATHLRGYQNFPVDDNSRNLWWAAILTYGEGWHNNHHAYPNVAKAGQRWWEVDMTWWAIKLLQTAGLAKKVVMPVTKA